From the genome of Borrelia hispanica CRI, one region includes:
- a CDS encoding structural cement protein Gp24, with protein MLGLRMHKFSFSGSEKSFLPGFEHKSGIHETESAIVDADSEAILPGDLVIVSKSSNMGDILVKKATSSTTNTDVVRGFAMKKTYIPSYETEKYLPGEVVPIRRRGEVVVTLDTSYTTPKIGHYVFLKDGKLVQDKNGKGGVQVGRIKDISISTSSKVVLLDVQIGHEYDTSGNRKFSS; from the coding sequence GTTCAGAAAAAAGTTTTTTACCAGGATTTGAACATAAGAGTGGAATTCATGAAACTGAGTCTGCAATAGTTGATGCTGATTCAGAGGCTATATTGCCTGGGGATTTAGTAATAGTTAGTAAGTCCTCTAATATGGGAGATATTTTGGTAAAAAAAGCAACATCTAGTACTACAAACACTGATGTTGTTCGTGGATTTGCTATGAAAAAGACCTATATACCTTCATATGAAACAGAAAAGTACTTACCAGGAGAAGTTGTTCCTATTAGAAGACGTGGTGAAGTAGTAGTAACTCTTGATACATCATATACAACTCCTAAAATTGGGCATTATGTCTTTCTGAAAGATGGCAAACTTGTCCAAGACAAAAATGGTAAAGGTGGGGTTCAGGTGGGTAGAATCAAGGACATTAGCATTAGTACTTCAAGTAAAGTTGTGTTATTAGATGTTCAAATTGGTCATGAATATGATACTAGCGGTAATAGGAAATTTTCATCGTAA